One window of the Lytechinus pictus isolate F3 Inbred chromosome 5, Lp3.0, whole genome shotgun sequence genome contains the following:
- the LOC129262560 gene encoding C-myc promoter-binding protein-like isoform X6: MMGSDVYLCYKKSAIRGNSIVYQADMLSRYPLEDYEDFPLPQSIPFCMPMGAAIECWAETREHPLPVFSTFVLTDIAGGKVQKVYGAAVTFYENYPEEKLSEQQREALQLKPTNNKNGPSVYNIHVNKCICLLSHWPFFEAFKKFLSFIYRVSISGPRSIPIERHISHFMHEVPFPTPQRPRILMELAHDQLILARPQTSPIPLSGASYCAMLRNLGPEKTLNVLAFLLLEHKLVLHSLRPALLTGVAEAVSSLIFPFVWQCPYIPLCPLSLSDYLSAPMSVVVGIDSRYFDMYDPPSDAICIDIDTNTILQLEDKKGITWKILPKKPAKRLYNTLTKIYQDIQESAVGDGISDELAVEVSPITLDFSLKKRQMQLEMRIQEAFLSFMAMILKGYSQYLLPITQQPSNRALDASSRFDSPGFLKTRDKASQGFFKQFLRTQMFIKFIEEISFVSENDEKFAFFDDCIDKVDIDSKDDIHLIDTESQVDSEHTVFVMPPDADGTGAQYHYTEFPVLIPELFHAPTLEERDQLSTPRTKQGVAQSPFPRRTKQEMRNSQKMAKMQAASPEQWANYLLGQSYALWFIHLPSYVKATHSKTRALRTAFEVLKKMQDKNIQLFDEVCYRVLMQLCGQYRQPVLAVQVFMEMRKRGIKPNAITYGHYNKAVLECQWPASSFSSYQQWVKLRNTLAAVTQFRRGIKHRGSCSDTNSDVLSQGSGDSMEPPGVILEPERGKDETDLIKLMEGTAAVNLTREEKSSTELSAEITHIKSRSAPVSEVSTPISRKRLDLGGNDTPDGGLFGITDLEEEPRGRGSSILRRSRSSVTSREAVHVVLDTTHSSMNANTSLLDASNLEDNPFDDSQLSDSSDTPRRRHKSAGEHSWSLAIRKRISSGGDAAATITDSLATSDSISEDKFGCDAKMLEKLRTSSESNQSGSHSRSLSCGSRPQYINQKSEEFPVEVNALDEAGKEELLDVCHQIGTLNASEDRGSSEGMTDSGDDLLVAINEKNSQDTRQSGNADLIELVEEDSKLKASSIPNGVHDIHVSPKHTTDKVSTDDDACDSNEKPLENGLGKTELYKLESMESLPSNSSSNDTKDSIENLSSKPRKTPKRNSSFLSNLLTSPFTPRVSKQSISRTFQTASSQMQTLRTHATDLASKFGEYTRQLSSPVIKDSQSNPSLIDIDETYGGIEIGGKSEPRDIAGSWNESKMESLNPEEMGIHMPGSQFAGSTQSLNNPMASDQEDGFNNPKRQYAMHVFMTSCFRCGACRSALYDEHIMAGWAADDSNLNTSCAFCGSPRVPFLTVTIKDLREPGGQCNLTPSPSAESMQSIQSAPFLKQGETLPGKTDESNNTYQSNPSVDNLSLGSEGEGDPKPALTGRTMPARREPGLHHSAGETIIMEQLKKPDGGMENSPSAARRRTVSECHSVDLLKEVDSSERPGNGYPANMRPGTSYSLPRCKTIQETSSASLLADFSTFSTSSLPSSMRGSREYLAPPPRKDTDPDPVNVPYLSPLVLRKEIENVIDNEGEECLRQPAFVFQHPIIFWNLIWYFKRLDIPNYLEGALLAAYSENRDPNDGGRYLATDSRYVKVTILWDNLSLYKEDGIPMYLHWTPNAQAIKNAIDAPDKPDFSSSFMLQIVKCIRFNNVFLPITMLLDEFTRQNIAVGEHRSIYRELLFLSFLALGRDNVDHDAFDQQYRVAYSKLREDQKEKMQKNDRPPPRAVQMCRTVFCDLSL, translated from the exons ATATGTTGAGTCGTTACCCCTTGGAGGATTACGAGGAtttccccctcccccaatcCATCCCCTTCTGTATGCCCATGGGGGCTGCCATCGAGTGCTGGGCAGAGACAAGGGAGCATCCCCTTCCTGTATTCTCTACGTTCGTTCTCACGGATATTGCTGGTGGCAAGGTACAAAAG GTCTATGGAGCAGCTGTGACATTCTACGAGAACTACCCTGAGGAGAAACTAAGCGAACAACAGAGGGAGGCCTTGCAGTTGAAGCCTACCAACAACAAAAATGGGCCGTCCGTCTACAACATCCATGTGAATAAGTGCATCTGTCTGCTCTCTCATTGGCCCTTCTTTGAGGCCTTCAAAAAGTTTTTGTCTTTCATCTACCGGGTCTCCATCTCTGGACCGCGATCTATTCCCATTGAAAG GCATATCTCTCATTTTATGCATGAAGTCCCCTTCCCAACACCTCAGAGACCTAGAATATTAATGGAG TTGGCCCATGACCAGCTGATCTTAGCCAGGCCCCAGACCTCTCCTATCCCTCTAAGTGGAGCCAGTTACTGTGCTATGCTGAGGAATCTAGGACCAGAGAAGACCCTCAATGTCCTGGCCTTCCTACTCCTAGAACACAAGCTGGTCCTGCACTCCCTTAGACCTGCTCTCCTTACTGGTGTGGCAGAAGCTGTGTCGTCG CTTATCTTCCCTTTCGTATGGCAGTGTCCATACATCCCCCTCTGCCCACTCAGTCTGTCAGACTACCTGAGCGCTCCCATGTCAGTGGTAGTTGGTATCGACTCACGCTACTTTGACATGTATGACCCTCCCAGTGACGCTATCTGCATTGACATTGATACCAACACAATCTTGCA GCTCGAGGACAAGAAAGGAATAACATGGAAGATACTACCAAAG AAACCTGCTAAGAGATTATATAACACATTGACTAAGATATACCAGGACATCCAGGAATCAGCTGTTGGTGATGGCATCTCTGATGAACTTGCAGTTGAGGTGTCTCCCATCACGCTGGACTTCAGCCTCAAGAAACGACAG atGCAATTGGAAATGAGGATCCAGGAAGCTTTCCTATCCTTCATGGCAATGATACTGAAGGGCTATAGTCAATATCTACTCCCTATCACACAACAACCCAGTAATAGAGCTCTGGATGCCAGCTCAAGATTTGACTCCCCAG GTTTTCTGAAGACAAGGGACAAGGCATCCCAAGGGTTTTTCAAACAGTTTCTGAGAACTCAGATGTTCATCAAATTCATAGAGGAGATCTCATTTGTCTCAGAAAACGATGAGAAGTTTGCTTTCTTTGATGACTGTATAGACAAG GTTGATATTGACAGCAAAGATGACATTCATCTAATAGACACAGAGAGTCAGGTTGATAGTGAACACACAGTCTTTGTCATGCCTCCTGATGCAGATGGAACAGGTGCACAATACCA cTATACCGAGTTCCCAGTATTGATACCAGAGCTGTTCCATGCTCCGACATTGGAGGAACGGGACCAGCTGTCCACGCCCAGGACCAAGCAGGGCGTGGCTCAGAGTCCATTCCCCCGGAGGACCAAGCAAGAGATGAGAAACTCACAGAAGATGGCTAAGATGCAGGCTGCATCACCAGAGCAGTGGGCAAA CTATCTCTTGGGACAGTCCTACGCCCTTTGGTTTATTCATTTACCGTCCTATGTGAAAGCAACTCATTCCAAGACAAGAGCACTCAGAACAGCCTTTGAGGTACTCAAGAAGATGCAGGACAAGAACATCCAACTCTTCGATGAG GTATGTTATCGAGTGCTAATGCAGCTATGTGGACAGTACAGGCAACCCGTTTTAGCTGTGCAGGTCTTCATGGAAATGAGGAAAAGAGGAATTAAACCAAATGCAATCACATATGGTCACTATAACAAG GCTGTCCTAGAATGCCAGTGGCCAGCTTCATCATTCAGCAGCTACCAGCAGTGGGTGAAGCTTCGGAACACCCTTGCTGCCGTCACCCAGTTCCGACGTGGCATCAAGCATCGTGGCAGCTGCTCTGACACCAATAGCGATGTCCTCAGCCAGGGGAGTGGTGACAGTATGGAGCCACCTGGAGTGATACTTGAACCAGAAAGAGGCAAGGATGAGACTGATCTCATCAAGCTGATGGAGGGTACAGCTGCAGTCAACCTTACAAGGGAAGAGAAGAGCAGTACTG AACTGAGTGCAGAGATCACCCACATCAAGTCCCGTAGTGCACCTGTCAGTGAAGTCTCCACCCCTATCAGTCGAAAGAGGCTTGACCTAGGGGGTAATGATACCCCTGATGGTGGATTGTTTGGTATCACAGATCTTGAGGAGGAACCAAGAGGTAGGGGCAGTAGCATTCTGAGGAGATCAAGGAGTAGTGTTACCAGTCGGGAAGCTGTGCATG TGGTTTTGGATACTACTCATTCATCAATGAATGCCAACACATCGCTGTTAGATGCCAGTAATCTTGAGGATAATCCGTTTGATGATTCACAACTTTCAGACTCCAGTGACACTCCTCGTAGGAGGCACAAAAGTGCAGGAGAACACTCTTGGTCATTAGCAATCAGGAAACGGATCAGCAGCGGTGGTGATGCCGCAGCCACCATCACCGACAGTCTTGCCACTAGTGATTCCATCAGTGAGGATAAGTTTGGTTGTGATGCCAAAATGCTTGAGAAATTGCGGACTAGTAGTGAAAGCAATCAGTCTGGTAGTCACTCTCGGTCGTTGTCCTGTGGGAGCAGACCGCAATATATCAACCAGAAGAGCGAGGAGTTCCCTGTGGAGGTGAATGCCTTGGATGAAGCGGGGAAGGAAGAGTTGTTGGACGTTTGCCATCAGATTGGAACCTTGAATGCGAGTGAGGATAGGGGGAGCTCAGAAGGAATGACCGACTCTGGTGACGATCTCCTGGTTGCTATTAATGAGAAGAACTCACAAGATACCAGACAGAGTGGCAATGCTGATTTGATTGAACTAGTTGAAGAAGATAGTAAACTGAAAGCTTCCAGTATCCCTAATGGTGTTCACGACATACATGTGAGTCCTAAACACACTACGGACAAAGTCAGTACTGACGATGATGCATGTGACAGTAATGAAAAACCACTTGAGAATGGCTTAGGTAAAACGGAGCTGTACAAACTTGAAAGTATGGAATCATTACCTAGCAACTCTTCATCGAACGACACTAAAGACTCTATAGAGAACCTGTCATCAAAACCGCGAAAGACACCCAAGCGGAATTCAAGCTTCCTATCCAACTTGCTGACGTCACCATTCACACCCCGCGTGTCCAAACAGTCCATCAGTCGAACCTTCCAAACGGCTTCATCTCAGATGCAGACCTTGCGGACCCATGCCACAGACCTTGCCTCCAAGTTTGGAGAGTACACCAGGCAGCTCTCCTCCCCTGTTATCAAAGACAGTCAAAGCAATCCAAGCCTCATTGACATTGATGAAACTTATGGAGGGATAGAGATTGGTGGCAAGTCTGAACCCAGAGACATTGCTGGATCGTGGAATGAAAGCAAAATGGAAAGTTTAAATCCTGAAGAGATGGGTATCCACATGCCTGGCTCACAATTTGCAG GTAGTACACAGTCTCTCAATAATCCCATGGCTTCTGATCAAGAAGATGGTTTTAACAACCCAAAGAGGCAGTAtgctatgcatgtcttcatgactAGTTGCTTCCGCTGTGGTGCTTGCCGATCGGCCCTCTACGATGAACATATCATGGCTGGATGGGCCGCCGATGATTCAAACCTTAACACAAG TTGTGCGTTCTGTGGATCACCTCGCGTACCATTCCTGACTGTGACCATCAAGGACCTTCGGGAGCCTGGAGGACAATGCAACCTGACCCCCAGCCCGTCTGCAGAGAGCATGCAGAGTATCCAATCGGCTCCCTTCCTGAAGCAAGGGGAAACCCTCCCCGGTAAGACGGATGAATCTAACAACACCTACCAGTCAAATCCCAGCGTCGATAACTTATCTCTTGGTAGCGAAGGTGAGGGTGACCCAAAGCCTGCCCTGACAGGGAGGACCATGCCTGCCAGAAGAGAACCAGGACTACATCACTCAGCGGGAGAAACAATAATAATGGAACAACTGAAGAAACCTGATGGAGGGATGGAGAACTCACCTTCTGCAGCCAGGAGGCGGACTGTTAGCGAGTGCCATAGTGTTGATTTGCTGAAGGAGGTGGACTCTTCGGAAAGGCCAGGGAATGG GTACCCTGCCAACATGCGTCCAGGAACTTCCTACAGTCTACCCCGCTGCAAAACCATCCAGGAGACCTCCAGTGCCAGCCTCCTGGCTGATTTCTCCACTTTCTCCACCTCCAGTCTCCCCTCCAGCATGCGCGGCTCCAGGGAGTACCTAGCTCCACCTCCTCGCAAGGACACAGATCCTGACCCTGTCAATGTGCCGTACCTAAGCCCTCTGGTGCTTCGCAAGGAGATTGAAAATGTTATTGATAATGAGGGTGAAGAGTGTCTGAGGCAGCCTGCTTTCGTGTTCCAGCACCCTATTATATTCTGGAATCTT ATCTGGTATTTCAAACGGCTTGATATACCCAATTATCTAGAGGGTGCCCTTCTAGCTGCCTACAGTGAAAACAGGGATCCAAAT GATGGTGGTCGTTACCTTGCAACTGATTCCAGGTACGTGAAGGTAACGATCCTATGGGACAATCTGAGTCTTTACAAAGAGGATGGTATTCCCATGTACCTTCATTGGACACCTAATGCACAGGCTATCAAGAATGCTATTGATGCACCAGACAAACCAGATTTCTCAAGCTC ATTTATGCTCCAGATAGTGAAATGCATCCGATTTAATAACGTGTTCCTTCCAATCACCATGTTACTGGATGAGTTCACCAGACAAAACATCGCTGTAGGAGAGCATCGTAGCATCTATAGAGAActcctcttcctctccttcCTTGCCCTTGGAAGGGATAACGTTGATCATG
- the LOC129262560 gene encoding C-myc promoter-binding protein-like isoform X5 encodes MMGSDVYLCYKKSAIRGNSIVYQADMLSRYPLEDYEDFPLPQSIPFCMPMGAAIECWAETREHPLPVFSTFVLTDIAGGKVQKVYGAAVTFYENYPEEKLSEQQREALQLKPTNNKNGPSVYNIHVNKCICLLSHWPFFEAFKKFLSFIYRVSISGPRSIPIERHISHFMHEVPFPTPQRPRILMELAHDQLILARPQTSPIPLSGASYCAMLRNLGPEKTLNVLAFLLLEHKLVLHSLRPALLTGVAEAVSSLIFPFVWQCPYIPLCPLSLSDYLSAPMSVVVGIDSRYFDMYDPPSDAICIDIDTNTILQLEDKKGITWKILPKKPAKRLYNTLTKIYQDIQESAVGDGISDELAVEVSPITLDFSLKKRQMQLEMRIQEAFLSFMAMILKGYSQYLLPITQQPSNRALDASSRFDSPGFLKTRDKASQGFFKQFLRTQMFIKFIEEISFVSENDEKFAFFDDCIDKVDIDSKDDIHLIDTESQVDSEHTVFVMPPDADGTGAQYHYTEFPVLIPELFHAPTLEERDQLSTPRTKQGVAQSPFPRRTKQEMRNSQKMAKMQAASPEQWANYLLGQSYALWFIHLPSYVKATHSKTRALRTAFEVLKKMQDKNIQLFDEVCYRVLMQLCGQYRQPVLAVQVFMEMRKRGIKPNAITYGHYNKAVLECQWPASSFSSYQQWVKLRNTLAAVTQFRRGIKHRGSCSDTNSDVLSQGSGDSMEPPGVILEPERGKDETDLIKLMEGTAAVNLTREEKSSTELSAEITHIKSRSAPVSEVSTPISRKRLDLGGNDTPDGGLFGITDLEEEPRGRGSSILRRSRSSVTSREAVHGEMVLDTTHSSMNANTSLLDASNLEDNPFDDSQLSDSSDTPRRRHKSAGEHSWSLAIRKRISSGGDAAATITDSLATSDSISEDKFGCDAKMLEKLRTSSESNQSGSHSRSLSCGSRPQYINQKSEEFPVEVNALDEAGKEELLDVCHQIGTLNASEDRGSSEGMTDSGDDLLVAINEKNSQDTRQSGNADLIELVEEDSKLKASSIPNGVHDIHVSPKHTTDKVSTDDDACDSNEKPLENGLGKTELYKLESMESLPSNSSSNDTKDSIENLSSKPRKTPKRNSSFLSNLLTSPFTPRVSKQSISRTFQTASSQMQTLRTHATDLASKFGEYTRQLSSPVIKDSQSNPSLIDIDETYGGIEIGGKSEPRDIAGSWNESKMESLNPEEMGIHMPGSQFAGSTQSLNNPMASDQEDGFNNPKRQYAMHVFMTSCFRCGACRSALYDEHIMAGWAADDSNLNTSCAFCGSPRVPFLTVTIKDLREPGGQCNLTPSPSAESMQSIQSAPFLKQGETLPGKTDESNNTYQSNPSVDNLSLGSEGEGDPKPALTGRTMPARREPGLHHSAGETIIMEQLKKPDGGMENSPSAARRRTVSECHSVDLLKEVDSSERPGNGYPANMRPGTSYSLPRCKTIQETSSASLLADFSTFSTSSLPSSMRGSREYLAPPPRKDTDPDPVNVPYLSPLVLRKEIENVIDNEGEECLRQPAFVFQHPIIFWNLIWYFKRLDIPNYLEGALLAAYSENRDPNDGGRYLATDSRYVKVTILWDNLSLYKEDGIPMYLHWTPNAQAIKNAIDAPDKPDFSSSFMLQIVKCIRFNNVFLPITMLLDEFTRQNIAVGEHRSIYRELLFLSFLALGRDNVDHDAFDQQYRVAYSKLREDQKEKMQKNDRPPPRAVQMCRTVFCDLSL; translated from the exons ATATGTTGAGTCGTTACCCCTTGGAGGATTACGAGGAtttccccctcccccaatcCATCCCCTTCTGTATGCCCATGGGGGCTGCCATCGAGTGCTGGGCAGAGACAAGGGAGCATCCCCTTCCTGTATTCTCTACGTTCGTTCTCACGGATATTGCTGGTGGCAAGGTACAAAAG GTCTATGGAGCAGCTGTGACATTCTACGAGAACTACCCTGAGGAGAAACTAAGCGAACAACAGAGGGAGGCCTTGCAGTTGAAGCCTACCAACAACAAAAATGGGCCGTCCGTCTACAACATCCATGTGAATAAGTGCATCTGTCTGCTCTCTCATTGGCCCTTCTTTGAGGCCTTCAAAAAGTTTTTGTCTTTCATCTACCGGGTCTCCATCTCTGGACCGCGATCTATTCCCATTGAAAG GCATATCTCTCATTTTATGCATGAAGTCCCCTTCCCAACACCTCAGAGACCTAGAATATTAATGGAG TTGGCCCATGACCAGCTGATCTTAGCCAGGCCCCAGACCTCTCCTATCCCTCTAAGTGGAGCCAGTTACTGTGCTATGCTGAGGAATCTAGGACCAGAGAAGACCCTCAATGTCCTGGCCTTCCTACTCCTAGAACACAAGCTGGTCCTGCACTCCCTTAGACCTGCTCTCCTTACTGGTGTGGCAGAAGCTGTGTCGTCG CTTATCTTCCCTTTCGTATGGCAGTGTCCATACATCCCCCTCTGCCCACTCAGTCTGTCAGACTACCTGAGCGCTCCCATGTCAGTGGTAGTTGGTATCGACTCACGCTACTTTGACATGTATGACCCTCCCAGTGACGCTATCTGCATTGACATTGATACCAACACAATCTTGCA GCTCGAGGACAAGAAAGGAATAACATGGAAGATACTACCAAAG AAACCTGCTAAGAGATTATATAACACATTGACTAAGATATACCAGGACATCCAGGAATCAGCTGTTGGTGATGGCATCTCTGATGAACTTGCAGTTGAGGTGTCTCCCATCACGCTGGACTTCAGCCTCAAGAAACGACAG atGCAATTGGAAATGAGGATCCAGGAAGCTTTCCTATCCTTCATGGCAATGATACTGAAGGGCTATAGTCAATATCTACTCCCTATCACACAACAACCCAGTAATAGAGCTCTGGATGCCAGCTCAAGATTTGACTCCCCAG GTTTTCTGAAGACAAGGGACAAGGCATCCCAAGGGTTTTTCAAACAGTTTCTGAGAACTCAGATGTTCATCAAATTCATAGAGGAGATCTCATTTGTCTCAGAAAACGATGAGAAGTTTGCTTTCTTTGATGACTGTATAGACAAG GTTGATATTGACAGCAAAGATGACATTCATCTAATAGACACAGAGAGTCAGGTTGATAGTGAACACACAGTCTTTGTCATGCCTCCTGATGCAGATGGAACAGGTGCACAATACCA cTATACCGAGTTCCCAGTATTGATACCAGAGCTGTTCCATGCTCCGACATTGGAGGAACGGGACCAGCTGTCCACGCCCAGGACCAAGCAGGGCGTGGCTCAGAGTCCATTCCCCCGGAGGACCAAGCAAGAGATGAGAAACTCACAGAAGATGGCTAAGATGCAGGCTGCATCACCAGAGCAGTGGGCAAA CTATCTCTTGGGACAGTCCTACGCCCTTTGGTTTATTCATTTACCGTCCTATGTGAAAGCAACTCATTCCAAGACAAGAGCACTCAGAACAGCCTTTGAGGTACTCAAGAAGATGCAGGACAAGAACATCCAACTCTTCGATGAG GTATGTTATCGAGTGCTAATGCAGCTATGTGGACAGTACAGGCAACCCGTTTTAGCTGTGCAGGTCTTCATGGAAATGAGGAAAAGAGGAATTAAACCAAATGCAATCACATATGGTCACTATAACAAG GCTGTCCTAGAATGCCAGTGGCCAGCTTCATCATTCAGCAGCTACCAGCAGTGGGTGAAGCTTCGGAACACCCTTGCTGCCGTCACCCAGTTCCGACGTGGCATCAAGCATCGTGGCAGCTGCTCTGACACCAATAGCGATGTCCTCAGCCAGGGGAGTGGTGACAGTATGGAGCCACCTGGAGTGATACTTGAACCAGAAAGAGGCAAGGATGAGACTGATCTCATCAAGCTGATGGAGGGTACAGCTGCAGTCAACCTTACAAGGGAAGAGAAGAGCAGTACTG AACTGAGTGCAGAGATCACCCACATCAAGTCCCGTAGTGCACCTGTCAGTGAAGTCTCCACCCCTATCAGTCGAAAGAGGCTTGACCTAGGGGGTAATGATACCCCTGATGGTGGATTGTTTGGTATCACAGATCTTGAGGAGGAACCAAGAGGTAGGGGCAGTAGCATTCTGAGGAGATCAAGGAGTAGTGTTACCAGTCGGGAAGCTGTGCATGGTGAGA TGGTTTTGGATACTACTCATTCATCAATGAATGCCAACACATCGCTGTTAGATGCCAGTAATCTTGAGGATAATCCGTTTGATGATTCACAACTTTCAGACTCCAGTGACACTCCTCGTAGGAGGCACAAAAGTGCAGGAGAACACTCTTGGTCATTAGCAATCAGGAAACGGATCAGCAGCGGTGGTGATGCCGCAGCCACCATCACCGACAGTCTTGCCACTAGTGATTCCATCAGTGAGGATAAGTTTGGTTGTGATGCCAAAATGCTTGAGAAATTGCGGACTAGTAGTGAAAGCAATCAGTCTGGTAGTCACTCTCGGTCGTTGTCCTGTGGGAGCAGACCGCAATATATCAACCAGAAGAGCGAGGAGTTCCCTGTGGAGGTGAATGCCTTGGATGAAGCGGGGAAGGAAGAGTTGTTGGACGTTTGCCATCAGATTGGAACCTTGAATGCGAGTGAGGATAGGGGGAGCTCAGAAGGAATGACCGACTCTGGTGACGATCTCCTGGTTGCTATTAATGAGAAGAACTCACAAGATACCAGACAGAGTGGCAATGCTGATTTGATTGAACTAGTTGAAGAAGATAGTAAACTGAAAGCTTCCAGTATCCCTAATGGTGTTCACGACATACATGTGAGTCCTAAACACACTACGGACAAAGTCAGTACTGACGATGATGCATGTGACAGTAATGAAAAACCACTTGAGAATGGCTTAGGTAAAACGGAGCTGTACAAACTTGAAAGTATGGAATCATTACCTAGCAACTCTTCATCGAACGACACTAAAGACTCTATAGAGAACCTGTCATCAAAACCGCGAAAGACACCCAAGCGGAATTCAAGCTTCCTATCCAACTTGCTGACGTCACCATTCACACCCCGCGTGTCCAAACAGTCCATCAGTCGAACCTTCCAAACGGCTTCATCTCAGATGCAGACCTTGCGGACCCATGCCACAGACCTTGCCTCCAAGTTTGGAGAGTACACCAGGCAGCTCTCCTCCCCTGTTATCAAAGACAGTCAAAGCAATCCAAGCCTCATTGACATTGATGAAACTTATGGAGGGATAGAGATTGGTGGCAAGTCTGAACCCAGAGACATTGCTGGATCGTGGAATGAAAGCAAAATGGAAAGTTTAAATCCTGAAGAGATGGGTATCCACATGCCTGGCTCACAATTTGCAG GTAGTACACAGTCTCTCAATAATCCCATGGCTTCTGATCAAGAAGATGGTTTTAACAACCCAAAGAGGCAGTAtgctatgcatgtcttcatgactAGTTGCTTCCGCTGTGGTGCTTGCCGATCGGCCCTCTACGATGAACATATCATGGCTGGATGGGCCGCCGATGATTCAAACCTTAACACAAG TTGTGCGTTCTGTGGATCACCTCGCGTACCATTCCTGACTGTGACCATCAAGGACCTTCGGGAGCCTGGAGGACAATGCAACCTGACCCCCAGCCCGTCTGCAGAGAGCATGCAGAGTATCCAATCGGCTCCCTTCCTGAAGCAAGGGGAAACCCTCCCCGGTAAGACGGATGAATCTAACAACACCTACCAGTCAAATCCCAGCGTCGATAACTTATCTCTTGGTAGCGAAGGTGAGGGTGACCCAAAGCCTGCCCTGACAGGGAGGACCATGCCTGCCAGAAGAGAACCAGGACTACATCACTCAGCGGGAGAAACAATAATAATGGAACAACTGAAGAAACCTGATGGAGGGATGGAGAACTCACCTTCTGCAGCCAGGAGGCGGACTGTTAGCGAGTGCCATAGTGTTGATTTGCTGAAGGAGGTGGACTCTTCGGAAAGGCCAGGGAATGG GTACCCTGCCAACATGCGTCCAGGAACTTCCTACAGTCTACCCCGCTGCAAAACCATCCAGGAGACCTCCAGTGCCAGCCTCCTGGCTGATTTCTCCACTTTCTCCACCTCCAGTCTCCCCTCCAGCATGCGCGGCTCCAGGGAGTACCTAGCTCCACCTCCTCGCAAGGACACAGATCCTGACCCTGTCAATGTGCCGTACCTAAGCCCTCTGGTGCTTCGCAAGGAGATTGAAAATGTTATTGATAATGAGGGTGAAGAGTGTCTGAGGCAGCCTGCTTTCGTGTTCCAGCACCCTATTATATTCTGGAATCTT ATCTGGTATTTCAAACGGCTTGATATACCCAATTATCTAGAGGGTGCCCTTCTAGCTGCCTACAGTGAAAACAGGGATCCAAAT GATGGTGGTCGTTACCTTGCAACTGATTCCAGGTACGTGAAGGTAACGATCCTATGGGACAATCTGAGTCTTTACAAAGAGGATGGTATTCCCATGTACCTTCATTGGACACCTAATGCACAGGCTATCAAGAATGCTATTGATGCACCAGACAAACCAGATTTCTCAAGCTC ATTTATGCTCCAGATAGTGAAATGCATCCGATTTAATAACGTGTTCCTTCCAATCACCATGTTACTGGATGAGTTCACCAGACAAAACATCGCTGTAGGAGAGCATCGTAGCATCTATAGAGAActcctcttcctctccttcCTTGCCCTTGGAAGGGATAACGTTGATCATG